A genomic segment from Antedon mediterranea chromosome 6, ecAntMedi1.1, whole genome shotgun sequence encodes:
- the LOC140052206 gene encoding HHIP-like protein 2, whose product MMYGWIIILILQIISKVRCHPQCLDFYPPFETSDLVFCSMYNEISCCTSKRDQQIYKEYMDIKNKITDIEFSKCGDYIRDILCQQCSPYAAHLYDAESTGIATKFPGLCNKYCTDFYNKCSANIPLLTTDKQLHNIAKSGSVTFCDAVSIPDMDYCYPDILDDWKLNTALERALGGEGDGCLCLEEFATGLRNPLLAVHANDHTHQVYIAEQLGLIHIYQKDGKKLDEPFLDLRTAVITSDRRADERGLLGLAFHPNYKENRRLFIHYTTIDKKSKDSVVRISEFSTFAENINKVDTRTERILVQVVEPAVNHNGGQILFGIDGYLYICLGDGGKGGDPWGVHGNAQNMKTFLGKMLRIDVDSKDKGKEYAIPSSNPFVDRPASEVRHEIFAYGIRNIWRCGMDRGDRETGKGKGRIICGDVGQSIYEEIDIMEKGGNYGWRAKEGFECFDKEMCADKKKWLVNEVPPIHIYDHTVGKSVTGGHIYRGCLFPNMQGHYIYGDFMNGRLFKLVEREVDGKWENTEICMGDSKICTGEWVNKYPTNILSFGEDESGEIYMLTTDLAKTTNAGGKVFKFVDPSLRRSPIDCLDDDDANAHSIKGAKKDKREEIEGKVYSKDEPVFIMPHHTVKETENYILRNLSVVFIFITLYVLYHVRHKIFSATWDFSGIIRNKGKDNVSSY is encoded by the exons ATGATGTATGGTTGGATTATTATCTTAATATTACAGATCATCTCTAAAGTGCGTTGCCATCCTCAATGTCTAGATTTTTACCCCCCATTTGAAACTTCAGATTTGGTATTCTGTTCAATGTATAACGAAATAAGTTGCTGCACTTCAAAACGGGATCAACAAATCTACAAAGAATATAtggatattaaaaataaaattactgaCATTGAGTTTTCAAAATGCGGGGATTACATCCGGGATATATTATGCCAGCAATGTTCCCCATATGCCGCCCATCTTTACGATGCAGAATCAACGGGAATAGCAACTAAATTCCCAGGGTTGTGTAATAAATATTGCACTGACTTCTATAATAAATGCTCAGCCAATATTCCATTATTAACAACTGATAAGCAACTTCACAATATAGCAAAATCGGGAAGTGTAACATTCTGTGACGCTGTAAGCATACCTGATATGGATTATTGTTACCCAGATATATTGGATGACTGGAAGTTGAATACAGCGCTTGAAAGAGCATTAGGTGGAGAGGGCGACGGATGCTTGTGTTTAGAGGAGTTTGCAACTGGACTTCGAAACCCACTCCTTGCAGTTCATGCTAATGATCACACACATCAAGTTTACATAGCCGAACAATTAGGTCTGATTCATATTTATCAGAAAGATGGGAAGAAACTTGACGAACCTTTCCTTGATCTTCGGACGGCAGTTATAACTTCAGATAGACGTGCAGATGAAAGAGGCCTTCTAGGATTGGCGTTTCATCCTAACTACAAAGAGAACAGACGACTGTTCATACATTATACAACAATAGACAAGAAAAGTAAAGATAGTGTTGTACGAATTAGCGAGTTTTCTACATTTGCGGAAAACATTAATAAGGTTGACACCCGCACGGAAAGGATACTTGTACAAGTTGTTGAGCCGGCAGTCAATCACAATGGTGGTCAGATTTTGTTTGGTATTGATGGGTACCTGTATATTTGTCTAGGGGATGGAGGAAAAGGAGGAGACCCGTGGGGTGTGCATGGAAATGCTCAGAACAT gaAAACATTCTTGGGAAAGATGTTAAGAATCGATGTTGATTCAAAAGATAAAGGTAAGGAATACGCTATTCCTTCATCAAATCCTTTCGTTGATCGTCCAGCCTCTGAAGTGAGACATGAGATTTTCGCGTATGGTATTAGGAACATCTGGAGATGCGGTATGGACAGGGGTGATCGGGAGACTGGTAAAGGAAAAGGGCGTATCATCTGTGGTGACGTTGGACAATCAATATACGAGGAAATTGACATAATGGAGAAAGGTGGCAATTACGGATGGCGTGCTAAAGAGGGATTTGAATGTTTTGATAAAGAAATGTGTGCTGATAAGAAAAAATGGTTAG TTAATGAAGTTCCCCCCATTCACATCTACGACCATACGGTTGGGAAGTCTGTTACTGGTGGACATATATATCGAGGTTGTCTGTTTCCAAATATGCAGGGACATTATATATATGGAGATTTTATGAATGG TCGATTGTTCAAATTGGTTGAGAGAGAGGTAGATGGAAAATGGGAAAATACTGAGATATGTATGGGAGATTCCAAAATATGTACTGGAGAATGGGTCAACAAATATCCTACTAACATCCTATCGTTTGGAGAAGACGAATCAG GCGAGATTTATATGTTAACAACAGATCTTGCAAAAACAACAAATGCTGGAggaaaagtttttaaatttgttgatCCATCTTT gAGAAGAAGTCCCATTGATTGTCTGGACGATGATGATGCAAATGCACATTCTATTAAGGGAGCCAAGAAGGATAAGAGAGAGGAAATAgaag gcAAGGTATATTCCAAGGATGAACCAGTATTTATTATGCCCCATCATACAGTGAAGGAAACGGAAAATTACATCTTACGTAATTTGTCAGtcgttttcatttttattactcTATACGTGTTATACCACGTTAGACATAAA ATATTTTCTGCTACATGGGATTTCAGCGGCATCATAAGAAACAAAGGAAAAGACAATGTGTCGTCGTATTAA